The Apium graveolens cultivar Ventura chromosome 11, ASM990537v1, whole genome shotgun sequence genome has a window encoding:
- the LOC141695938 gene encoding uncharacterized protein LOC141695938: MLHPSIPSWPFMKWGMDIVGKMPPAPGQKVFMLAMTDYFSKWIEVEAFRQVKSKEVISFIKRNVICKFGVPSEITTPKTSTGETPFYLVYGTEIVLPTEIISPTTRYGLATTETNSVERAYDLDMIDEVRDMAKLRMASHQQVVAKSCNKNVHIRTLAIGDLVLRKVFQNTMDTTAGKLGETWEGPYLVDDIVGRGAYNLSTLDGIQVPRSWNILHLKKYHM; the protein is encoded by the exons ATGTTACACCCGTCCATTCCTTCATGGCCATTCATGAAATGGGGAATGGACATTGTGGGAAAAATGCCTCCAGCTCCTGGACAAAAGGTGTTTATGTTAGCTATGACGGATTATTTCTCGAAATGGATTGAAGTTGAAGCATTTCGACAAGTCAAGTCCAAAGAAGTGATTTCATTCATAAAAAGGAACGTTATCTGCAAATTTGGAGTACCATCAGAGATT ACGACACCCAAGACGTCAACCGGAGAGACTCCTTTCTATCTAGTCTACGGCACAGAAATCGTCCTACCGACTGAGATCATTTCCCCAACAACAAGATATGGTCTAGCAACTACGGAAACAAATTCTGTTGAACGAGCATATGATTTAGACATGATAGATGAGGTACGTGACATGGCAAAACTACGAATGGCATCACACCAACAAGTAGTTGCCAAAAGTTGTAACAAAAATGTGCATATTAGAACCCTTGCCATAGGTGACCTAGTATTGAGAAAGGTATTCCAGAACACTATGGACACGACGGCTGGAAAGTTGGGCGAAACATGGGAAGGACCTTATCTGGTCGATGACATAGTTGGGCGTGGAGCATACAATCTCTCCACCCTTGACGGAATTCAAGTTCCAAGAAGCTGGAACATATTGCACCTCAAAAAGTACCACATGTAA